From the genome of Lutzomyia longipalpis isolate SR_M1_2022 chromosome 2, ASM2433408v1, one region includes:
- the LOC129789376 gene encoding zinc finger protein 197-like encodes MSLVKAESTELPANNPEDLEDTVQFSNLCRICLLPAENSFINMTEAFFNKISYLTIYHETIGKNISSFEKFSPQICSLCEMEMLEAYKFRKKCLEADKKISKLFEPEPMEESTEVTTEIQYLIEETEPQTQSPENNLNEVNPLDNDSNPPSPPERDAQSPENGENIKTEEVFKERRKKFRCKVCRVIFENLEHFKYHKCMCCDVKIIKEIKAIYRNAKQKNKEKIEKVEKKTEKVKEVEEKVPEIEEIKEDQEDDIPEDIPMPPKRKRYQEKKEEYICEKCKKVFKSRRGFLLHMDLHNNTARYDCDQCGKKFQHWQSRRTHIYRVHLKKPFCSCPHCGKGFYQIKPMKNHIAEHHTDEHNGYQCDVCGKNFKTKGSFMDHQNVHKSTIACEVCGKILKNQKTYAKHMDIHSNTLNYVCPVCDMRFVRNIAMKRHVKRAHPDKVHLIPEKGTVVNQEYLNRYRIPPIEHSQHKDGDNPIEMIVVDNTR; translated from the coding sequence atgtctcttgTCAAAGCTGAATCAACTGAATTACCGGCAAATAATCCAGAGGATTTGGAGGATACggtgcaattttccaatttgtgTCGAATCTGTTTATTACCTGCAGAAAATAGTTTCATAAATATGACGGAGGCTTTTTTCAATAAGATCtcttatttaacaatttaccACGAAACTATTGGCAAAAATATTAGTTCTTTCGAGAAATTCTCACCTCAAATTTGTTCTTTGTGTGAAATGGAGATGCTTGAGGCGTATAAATTCCGCAAAAAATGTCTTGAAGCAGACAAGAAAATCAGTAAATTGTTTGAGCCAGAACCAATGGAAGAAAGCACGGAAGTTACAACTGAGATACAGTATCTGATTGAGGAGACAGAGCCCCAAACACAGAGtcctgaaaataatttgaatgaaGTAAATCCTCTGGACAATGACTCCAATCCACCGAGTCCACCTGAGAGAGATGCCCAAAGCCCTGAGAAtggtgaaaatataaaaacagAAGAAGTTTTCAAGGAACGTCGCAAAAAATTCCGCTGCAAAGTATGTCGTGTGATTTTTGAAAACCTAGAACACTTCAAATATCACAAATGTATGTGCTGCGACGTTAAAATAATCAAGGAAATCAAGGCGATTTATCGTAATGCAAAACAAAAGAATAAGGAGAAGATAGAgaaagtggagaaaaaaacagagaaagtAAAGGAAGTAGAGGAAAAGGTTCCGGAGATTGAAGAGATTAAGGAAGACCAGGAAGATGATATTCCCGAGGATATTCCTATGCCTCCGAAGAGAAAAAGATATCAGGAGAAAAAGGAAGAGTATATTTgcgaaaaatgcaaaaaagtctttaaaagtCGACGAGGATTTCTCTTGCACATGGACCTTCACAATAATACAGCAAGATACGATTGTGATCAGTGTGGGAAGAAATTCCAACATTGGCAATCTCGCCGTACGCATATCTACAGAGTTCACCTGAAGAAGCCCTTCTGCTCATGTCCGCACTGTGGAAAGGGATTCTACCAAATTAAACCCATGAAAAATCACATTGCGGAACATCATACAGATGAACACAATGGATATCAATGCGATGTATgtgggaaaaatttcaaaactaaAGGCTCTTTTATGGATCATCAGAATGTCCACAAAAGTACGATTGCATGTGAGGTTTGCGGGAAAATACTCAAAAATCAAAAGACCTATGCTAAGCATATGGATATTCATTCAAATACACTGAACTACGTCTGCCCAGTTTGCGATATGCGTTTCGTCCGGAATATCGCTATGAAGAGGCACGTGAAGCGGGCTCATCCTGATAAAGTACATCTCATACCAGAAAAAGGAACCGTCGTCAACCAGGAATATCTGAATAGATATAGAATTCCACCCATAGAGCATTCACAACATAAGGATGGAGATAATCCAATTGAGATGATTGTTGTCGATAACACCAGatga
- the LOC129789248 gene encoding zinc finger protein 709-like, which produces MSLTDAELALKKAVLEDTMQYTQLCRICLVTAERNFKNMTRACYNEIPYFTIYYETVGKKIIPFGKFSPRICSSCEIEMLEAYKFRKKCLFTDEKISKLIEPEKPPEETTPQLQFFIEPGSRPSIKTENQPIDVDALGSCSEGIARNSSDNADKMKLEGDSKPKARRKKFRCKVCRVIFEEFELFRVHKCMSCEPKIIKDMRAIYTTKKKEAEKNKGLNISMEVKKKRHRKKEEYTCERCGKVCTNRQGFLLHMDKHNNTARYDCDQCDKKFRHWQSRRTHIYRVHLKKPFCSCPHCGKSFYQIKYMKTHIQENHSEEHRGYQCEKCGKNFQTKAAFTDHQNNHKAAVECKICGKMLKTRKTYFRHLETHTGERNYVCPVCDKRYTCNFTMKKHVKRTHPDHVHLLPPEGTIVNKRYLRKFGMEPDPAEQSEAQFNELDNPIEIGE; this is translated from the coding sequence ATGTCTCTAACTGATGCTGAATTGGCTCTCAAAAAGGCCGTACTGGAGGACACAATGCAATACACTCAATTGTGTAGAATTTGTTTGGTAACAGCTGAGAGAAACTTCAAAAATATGACGCGGGCTTGTTACAATGAAATACCctattttacaatttactaCGAGACTGTTGGCAAGAAGATTATTCCCTTTGGGAAGTTCTCACCACGGATTTGTTCTTCGTGTGAAATTGAAATGCTGGAGGCGTACAAATTTCGCAAGAAATGCCTGTTCACGGACGAGAAGATAAGCAAATTGATTGAACCAGAGAAACCTCCGGAAGAAACTACTCctcaattgcaatttttcattgaaccGGGATCCCGGCCATCGATTAAGACGGAAAATCAGCCAATTGATGTGGATGCACTTGGAAGCTGTTCTGAGGGGATTGCACGCAATTCATCAGATAATGCGGacaaaatgaaattagaaGGAGATTCCAAACCCAAAGCTCGTCGTAAGAAGTTCCGCTGCAAAGTATGCCGTGtaatttttgaggaattcGAGCTTTTCCGTGTTCACAAATGCATGTCATGTGAGCCCAAGATAATCAAGGATATGAGGGCGATTTACACGACGAAGAAAAAGGAAGCCGAGAAGAATAAAGGGCTCAACATTTCGATGGAAGTGAAGAAGAAGCGACACAGAAAAAAGGAAGAGTATACATGTGAGAGATGCGGTAAAGTCTGTACCAATCGCCAGGGATTCCTTCTGCATATGGACAAGCACAATAACACAGCAAGATACGATTGTGATCAATGCGACAAAAAGTTCCGGCATTGGCAATCTCGTCGGACACATATCTACAGAGTTCACCTGAAGAAGCCATTCTGCTCATGCCCACACTGCGGGAAGAGTTTCtatcaaattaaatacatGAAAACCCACATCCAGGAGAATCACTCGGAAGAACACCGGGGCTACCAATGTGAGAAATGTGGCAAGAATTTCCAAACAAAAGCAGCTTTCACGGATCATCAGAATAACCATAAGGCGGCCGTTGAGTGCAAAATCTGCGGAAAGATGCTTAAAACACGGAAAACTTACTTTAGGCACTTGGAGACACACACCGGCGAGCGCAACTACGTCTGCCCCGTATGTGATAAGCGCTACACCTGCAATTTTACCATGAAGAAGCACGTTAAACGCACTCATCCGGATCACGTTCATCTCCTACCCCCAGAAGGCACCATTGTGAATAAGAGATACTTGAGGAAGTTCGGAATGGAACCCGATCCAGCTGAACAGTCTGAGGCACAATTCAATGAACTAGATAATCCCATTGAAATTGGCGAGTAG